The window CCTCCACCACCTCCACCGCCACCTCCACCGGTAGCATCATGACCTGAAAGTCCAACACCAGCACCAAACCCTTCTCCATGTCCTTCAACAGATGCGCTTGACCTTTCTGTTGAACCTCCTCCTCTTCCTCCACCACCTCCACCTACAACACCATCGCTGTTGACTCCAACACCTGCACCAAAACCTTGTCCATGCCCTTCACTATGTCCCCCTAACCCTTCCGTTGAACCACCTCCTTCTCCCCCACCTCCCCCTCCAGCAGAACCACTAGTTGTGACTCCAATACCACCACCAACTCCTTGTCCATGTCCTTGAACATGTCTGCCCACACCTTCCATAGAGCTGCctcctcctccacctcctcctCCACCAACACTAGCACCACTAGTGACTCCAATACCGCCACCAATACCTTGTCCATGTCCTTCAGCGTGACCATCTGAACTTTCCGTTGAACCCccacctccacctccaccaCCTCCCCCTACAGCACTGCCGCTTGTGATTCCCATACCGCCACCAACACCTTGTCCATGTCCTTCAGCATGACCTCCTAAGGCTTCTGTCGAACCCCCTACtcctccacctccacctccacctccacctccTCCACTTCCTCCTGCATCAATCTCGCTTGTGGTTCCCAGACCACCACCAACACCTTGTCCATGCCCTTCAGCATGACCATTTAATCCTTCTGCCgtaccaccaccaccacccccACCACTTCCACCAACAGTACCACCATTCGTGACTCCAACTCCGGCACCTTCCCCATGCCCTTCTCCATGGCCTAAACCTTCCACTGAATCACCACCTCTTcttccaccaccaccaccacccgCAACACTATTGCCAAAACCTCCTCCAACTCCAGCTCCATATCCAACACCCCCACCACCAAAACTCTTACCCAAGAAGCTTCCACAACCCCTCCATTGATACGCACAACGACCAAAGTAGCCACCACCATCACCTTCCTCTTCCTCACCCCGAATCGTCTTACTTAAAGAGGCAAATGCTATAATAAGAATGAGAGTAGTCGAATACAGAGCTTTGGCAGAAGACAAAGCCATGGCCCTTACTGTATAAGGTGTGTTCTATTAGTAGGATATGTTTTTGTGAGTGTATACTATTTTAAGTATCTATCCCACTACTTTGAAAGATATGCTTTTTTGCCTCAATCTTGTGTACTTT of the Amaranthus tricolor cultivar Red isolate AtriRed21 chromosome 6, ASM2621246v1, whole genome shotgun sequence genome contains:
- the LOC130815740 gene encoding glycine-rich cell wall structural protein 1-like, encoding MALSSAKALYSTTLILIIAFASLSKTIRGEEEEGDGGGYFGRCAYQWRGCGSFLGKSFGGGGVGYGAGVGGGFGNSVAGGGGGGRRGGDSVEGLGHGEGHGEGAGVGVTNGGTVGGSGGGGGGGTAEGLNGHAEGHGQGVGGGLGTTSEIDAGGSGGGGGGGGGGGVGGSTEALGGHAEGHGQGVGGGMGITSGSAVGGGGGGGGGGSTESSDGHAEGHGQGIGGGIGVTSGASVGGGGGGGGGSSMEGVGRHVQGHGQGVGGGIGVTTSGSAGGGGGGEGGGSTEGLGGHSEGHGQGFGAGVGVNSDGVVGGGGGGRGGGSTERSSASVEGHGEGFGAGVGLSGHDATGGGGGGGGGGGGSTHGIDGYSEGHGEGIGAGFGVGGFGVGGGGGGGGGGGASAQGLDYGHGEGAGGGVGISSGGGGGGGGGGEGGSGGYGGGYGYGSGYGGGNSVKSFGGDGGGGGGGGGGGGGSGGGYGTRGFGQGFGFGAGFGISGGSTGGGGGGGGGGGSGSGSGGGSEGYGQGQGSGFGTSGVGSGYTGKNDKSGSGTNLGYSGNQGMGMGFGMALIFPPMLQMQSTKHSFHPRLSFSRDLEENETSTNLIHEFSCKLDHSPAYSAFDFDFDFNVDSNVVSHSSVDELFSNGKILPSSVKKEEIKTCEILQQKTVTLTSFLDLPPTSETKKKSLREFLEDSIDEEEPKKLNRFGNLEEVIV